The following coding sequences are from one Vibrio syngnathi window:
- a CDS encoding MATE family efflux transporter, with translation MHRYKEESSNLIKLATPVLIASVAQTGMGFVDTVMAGGVSAIDMAAVSIAASIWLPSILFGVGLLMALVPVVAQLNGSGRQVKIPFEIQQGVFLALVISLPIIGVLFQTQLILEWMDIEQLMAEKTIGYMNAVMFAVPAFLLFQTLRSFTDGMSLTKPAMVIGFIGLLLNIPLNWMFVYGKLGAPALGGVGCGVATAIVYWVMFALLFAYVLTSKRLARINIFGTFHKPQLKAQIRLFKLGFPVAAAIFFEVTLFAVVSLLVAPLGSLVVAAHQVAINFSSLIFMIPMSIGAAVSIRVGHKLGENNTEGAKIATHVGIIVGLVTAFMTAALTVLFREQVSLLYTENTAVITVAMQLLLFAAVYQCTDAIQVIAAGALRGYKDMRSIFNITFVAYWLLGLPIGYILGMKNWIVEPMGAHGFWVGFIVGLTSAAIMLGMRLHWMHKQDDDVQLEFSSR, from the coding sequence GTGCATCGTTACAAAGAAGAATCCTCGAATCTAATCAAACTTGCGACCCCAGTATTGATCGCATCTGTGGCACAAACTGGAATGGGGTTTGTCGATACTGTTATGGCCGGTGGCGTAAGTGCTATTGATATGGCGGCGGTGTCGATTGCTGCAAGTATCTGGCTACCATCAATACTATTTGGTGTGGGTCTTTTGATGGCGTTGGTTCCTGTTGTTGCACAACTGAATGGTTCAGGCCGCCAAGTAAAAATTCCATTTGAGATTCAGCAAGGTGTATTTTTGGCTCTCGTCATCTCGTTACCTATCATTGGCGTGCTTTTCCAAACGCAGCTGATATTGGAGTGGATGGACATTGAGCAACTTATGGCGGAAAAGACCATCGGCTATATGAACGCGGTGATGTTTGCTGTGCCTGCGTTTTTGCTGTTCCAAACATTGAGAAGTTTTACTGATGGTATGTCTTTAACTAAGCCTGCAATGGTGATTGGTTTTATTGGCTTGCTATTAAACATCCCGCTTAACTGGATGTTCGTATACGGAAAACTTGGCGCTCCCGCTCTGGGTGGCGTTGGCTGTGGCGTTGCAACGGCTATCGTATATTGGGTGATGTTTGCTCTGCTGTTCGCTTACGTTTTAACATCAAAGCGTTTGGCTAGAATCAATATCTTCGGTACGTTCCACAAGCCTCAGCTCAAAGCACAAATTCGTTTGTTTAAACTTGGCTTTCCAGTTGCTGCTGCTATCTTCTTTGAGGTAACGCTATTCGCTGTTGTTTCTTTGTTGGTTGCCCCTCTTGGGTCTTTGGTTGTCGCCGCACACCAGGTTGCAATTAACTTCTCGTCACTGATATTTATGATACCAATGAGTATTGGTGCCGCCGTGAGTATTCGTGTTGGCCATAAGCTTGGTGAAAACAACACTGAAGGTGCGAAAATTGCAACACACGTGGGTATCATCGTCGGCTTGGTAACCGCCTTTATGACAGCGGCATTAACTGTATTGTTCAGAGAGCAAGTTTCGTTACTGTACACAGAGAATACGGCGGTAATTACTGTTGCAATGCAATTACTATTGTTCGCTGCAGTTTATCAATGTACTGACGCAATCCAAGTTATCGCTGCAGGGGCTTTGCGTGGATACAAAGACATGCGTTCGATCTTCAACATTACTTTCGTTGCTTACTGGTTGCTTGGTCTGCCTATTGGCTACATTTTAGGAATGAAAAATTGGATTGTTGAGCCTATGGGCGCGCACGGCTTCTGGGTTGGGTTCATTGTCGGTCTAACGTCAGCAGCTATTATGCTAGGTATGCGTCTACACTGGATGCACAAACAAGACGACGATGTGCAGTTAGAATTTAGCTCTCGCTGA
- a CDS encoding riboflavin synthase subunit alpha, whose product MFTGIVQGMATLVAMNKKESFQTHTIELSDEMIEGLAIGASVAHNGCCLTVTEISGNQIAFDLMQATLRLTNLGQLNVGDKVNVERAAKFGDEIGGHSMSGHITLMANLVDVVKTENNRTLWFELPQESMKYVLSKGYIGVDGCSLTIGEVEENRFSVHLIPETLNRTLFGGREVGDQVNIEFDPQTQAIVDTVERVLANQKS is encoded by the coding sequence ATGTTTACAGGTATCGTTCAAGGCATGGCAACACTGGTTGCTATGAACAAAAAAGAGTCGTTTCAAACTCATACCATTGAGCTAAGCGATGAAATGATTGAAGGATTAGCCATTGGTGCTTCAGTAGCTCATAACGGTTGTTGCTTAACGGTAACGGAAATTTCGGGCAATCAGATTGCTTTTGATTTAATGCAAGCGACATTGCGATTGACGAACTTAGGCCAACTGAATGTTGGTGACAAAGTGAATGTTGAGCGTGCAGCAAAGTTTGGTGACGAAATTGGCGGGCATAGTATGTCTGGTCACATTACGTTGATGGCGAACCTAGTGGACGTAGTTAAGACAGAAAACAATCGCACGCTTTGGTTCGAGCTACCGCAAGAGTCAATGAAGTATGTGTTAAGCAAGGGTTACATTGGCGTCGATGGTTGTTCATTGACGATTGGTGAAGTGGAAGAGAACCGTTTCTCTGTTCACCTTATCCCTGAAACGCTAAATCGTACTTTGTTTGGTGGCCGTGAAGTGGGTGACCAAGTCAACATTGAATTTGATCCGCAAACGCAGGCGATTGTTGATACTGTTGAACGTGTATTAGCAAACCAGAAGTCGTAG
- a CDS encoding CPXCG motif-containing cysteine-rich protein yields the protein MHKYTEKHVSCPHCGHAISITLDASNGSQDFYDDCPACCNAIHLDMQVDELRDRIHLSIDADDEQVF from the coding sequence ATGCATAAATACACAGAAAAACATGTTTCCTGCCCCCATTGTGGGCATGCAATCAGCATAACACTTGATGCTTCTAATGGGAGCCAAGATTTTTATGACGATTGTCCAGCATGTTGCAACGCCATTCATCTCGACATGCAGGTAGATGAATTGAGAGATAGAATCCATCTGTCAATTGATGCAGACGATGAACAAGTTTTCTAA
- a CDS encoding fructosamine kinase family protein: MWQAISQQLSDTLLFNFQITERNKVSGGDINDCYMISDGNERYFVKVNQREFLPKFEIEAENLRLLRETSTVYVPELVLIGKTKECSFIILNYLPTKPLETSNNSYDFGVQLAQLHQWGEQKEFGCDQDNYIGSTLQPNPWHKKWGRFFSEQRIGFQLQLLKEKGIEFGDIDDIVDVVNMRLAGHNPRPSLLHGDLWNGNVANSAFGPICYDPACYWGDHECDLALTELFAGFPKEFYEGYQSVNPLDVGYTDRKDIYNLYHLLNHCNQFGGEYLAQTEACIQKIQAV; this comes from the coding sequence ATGTGGCAGGCCATTTCTCAACAACTTTCAGATACTCTTCTATTTAACTTTCAGATTACTGAACGTAACAAGGTTTCTGGTGGTGACATTAACGATTGCTATATGATCAGCGATGGTAATGAACGCTACTTTGTAAAAGTGAATCAGCGAGAATTTTTACCTAAGTTTGAAATCGAAGCTGAGAACTTGCGCTTGTTAAGAGAAACCTCCACCGTTTATGTGCCTGAGTTGGTACTGATTGGCAAAACCAAAGAATGCTCATTCATTATTCTAAATTACTTGCCAACTAAGCCGCTTGAAACAAGCAATAATAGCTATGACTTTGGCGTTCAACTTGCCCAATTACATCAATGGGGTGAACAGAAAGAGTTTGGTTGTGACCAAGACAATTATATTGGTAGCACCCTTCAACCCAACCCTTGGCACAAGAAATGGGGGCGCTTTTTCTCTGAGCAACGCATTGGCTTCCAACTTCAATTGTTAAAAGAAAAAGGCATCGAATTCGGTGATATCGATGACATTGTTGATGTAGTTAATATGCGTCTAGCTGGCCACAACCCTCGCCCTTCTTTGCTTCATGGCGACCTTTGGAACGGTAATGTTGCTAACTCAGCCTTTGGGCCAATCTGTTACGACCCCGCATGTTATTGGGGCGATCATGAATGTGACTTAGCGTTGACCGAATTGTTTGCAGGTTTTCCGAAAGAGTTTTATGAAGGTTACCAGAGCGTCAATCCCCTCGACGTTGGCTATACTGATCGGAAAGACATTTACAACTTGTACCATCTTCTTAACCACTGCAATCAATTTGGCGGCGAATATTTAGCACAAACTGAGGCGTGTATTCAGAAGATACAGGCCGTTTAA
- a CDS encoding DUF3802 family protein: MVVETDGYLALIEHLSFNLNVFTNTNGDTGNESVEDIITDMISTNIMAIFEQNPELHSSVRFQLLKEADSVVADLGEVLAGVWAKKATNEQIVFLDEYIALVKNLFDSAVAKYD; the protein is encoded by the coding sequence GTGGTTGTAGAAACCGATGGCTATTTAGCTTTAATCGAACACTTATCATTTAACTTGAATGTCTTTACTAATACTAATGGCGATACAGGCAATGAAAGTGTAGAAGACATCATCACTGACATGATATCCACGAACATCATGGCTATTTTCGAGCAAAACCCAGAGTTACATTCGAGCGTTAGATTTCAACTTTTGAAAGAAGCGGATTCAGTGGTAGCTGATTTAGGTGAAGTGTTAGCTGGTGTATGGGCAAAGAAAGCGACTAACGAACAAATAGTATTCCTAGATGAATACATCGCATTAGTGAAAAATCTGTTTGATAGTGCTGTCGCTAAATACGACTAA
- a CDS encoding C40 family peptidase, whose amino-acid sequence MKIIKMALVTITFTTLVACSASPSPSQLRQTAQKPLSKSEQSTTNAYMRVYEQWKGVPYHFGGTSFRGVDCSAFVQIAVQKATQQALPRTTKDQSKKGQEVDYGEATSGDLVFFKTSMTVRHVGVYLGNNQFLHASTSKGVIISRLDNPYWASKFWHFRRL is encoded by the coding sequence ATGAAAATCATAAAAATGGCTTTGGTTACAATAACTTTTACGACATTGGTCGCTTGTAGCGCGTCTCCATCGCCTTCTCAGCTTCGTCAAACTGCACAGAAACCGCTGTCAAAGTCCGAGCAATCGACGACCAATGCGTATATGAGAGTGTATGAGCAGTGGAAAGGTGTGCCATACCATTTTGGTGGGACATCATTTCGAGGCGTTGATTGCTCCGCATTTGTTCAAATCGCCGTGCAGAAAGCGACCCAGCAAGCTCTACCAAGAACCACAAAAGATCAAAGTAAGAAGGGACAAGAAGTAGATTACGGGGAGGCAACAAGCGGTGATTTGGTATTTTTCAAGACTTCGATGACGGTACGACACGTCGGTGTATATTTAGGAAACAATCAATTCCTACATGCTTCTACATCGAAAGGTGTCATTATATCGAGGTTGGATAACCCTTACTGGGCTTCTAAGTTTTGGCACTTTAGGCGTTTATAG
- a CDS encoding methyl-accepting chemotaxis protein, with amino-acid sequence MPDTNLSIKPSRYTFSLIQTVTAVFISILLLVIFLSMVSIRGVDRVGGHFEALSEQALPLALHNAELTQSVLEQVKLLTYSTQSTDLNTLNSTRSAIDELVAESNQTLEELLFLSQSFADVISVEQKQNLTENMVTLQLMASQVLSSQIEIQNKQNLIDSQVTAFRYGVSSIGPEMNRISSFLVQNNPEAYDAANRFTASASAMANTFLMLMMQSDLEKAEDEYRELRNRIAGINLAYDDFSEWHPDIVEFASLTAPYEMVQAGFADNGVLRQILQKLKLVEQQEADLDKVIHLANTVIGTLNQLSNTASILIDESEFVVNQTIATIDKVLFISGLVITAIISISWFVLRRWVNKGLRNITHQMSLLAEHDFSTQSQLVGPLELQVIASKLNCVVDSTADSVRLVTRNCETLYQTAEVSHDAAEQTNSSLHEQNESLQNMITTITELEASIGEIARISNASNDDAQLAENESVTGSQVIGLNQQRLHALEHSLSMNEESMADLDGRVKQIREMVDMISGIADNTNLLALNAAIEAARAGDQGRGFAVVADEVRKLASDTSQQTTNIRDMMNELVAAADRSRASVTESRNEMANALETSGDVKQAFEKIEFAVTQIKGRVEQIMVATEQQARATVDVTHSITRVSEQGENTKLQLESMIESSEQVGEIAGHQQAMLHKYILK; translated from the coding sequence ATGCCCGACACAAATTTATCAATAAAACCCTCACGTTATACATTCTCGCTCATTCAAACCGTCACTGCTGTATTTATTTCCATTCTTTTGCTCGTTATCTTTTTATCTATGGTCAGTATCCGAGGCGTCGATCGGGTCGGGGGACATTTTGAAGCACTGTCAGAACAAGCATTACCTCTCGCATTACATAACGCTGAATTAACACAAAGCGTGTTGGAGCAGGTAAAACTTCTTACTTATAGCACCCAGTCTACCGATCTCAATACGCTTAACTCGACTCGCAGCGCAATCGACGAGTTAGTCGCCGAAAGTAACCAAACGTTAGAGGAACTCCTTTTTTTATCCCAATCTTTTGCTGACGTAATTTCTGTTGAACAAAAACAAAATCTAACTGAGAACATGGTGACCTTACAATTGATGGCTAGCCAAGTGTTGTCGTCTCAAATTGAAATTCAGAATAAGCAAAACCTCATAGATAGCCAAGTCACCGCGTTTCGTTATGGCGTGAGTTCTATTGGTCCAGAAATGAATCGCATCAGCTCTTTCCTCGTTCAGAACAATCCTGAAGCGTACGATGCGGCAAACCGATTCACAGCGAGTGCTTCTGCAATGGCGAATACTTTCTTAATGCTAATGATGCAATCGGACTTAGAAAAAGCAGAAGACGAATACAGAGAGCTTAGAAATCGAATCGCAGGCATTAACCTAGCGTATGACGACTTTTCTGAATGGCACCCTGACATTGTAGAGTTCGCAAGCTTAACGGCGCCTTATGAGATGGTTCAAGCTGGCTTCGCTGACAACGGCGTATTAAGACAAATCCTGCAAAAGCTAAAACTTGTCGAGCAACAAGAAGCCGACTTAGATAAAGTCATTCATCTGGCTAACACAGTGATAGGTACCTTAAATCAACTGTCGAACACCGCTTCCATTTTGATTGATGAAAGCGAGTTTGTGGTCAATCAGACAATAGCAACGATAGACAAAGTACTATTTATAAGTGGATTAGTGATAACGGCCATCATTTCTATTTCATGGTTCGTATTGCGTCGCTGGGTGAACAAAGGACTCAGAAACATTACTCACCAAATGAGCTTACTCGCGGAACACGATTTTTCAACACAAAGTCAATTAGTTGGCCCATTGGAATTGCAAGTTATCGCATCAAAACTTAATTGTGTTGTCGACTCAACCGCTGATTCGGTGCGTTTGGTAACACGAAACTGTGAAACGCTTTATCAAACAGCGGAAGTAAGCCACGACGCTGCAGAGCAAACTAACTCAAGCTTACACGAGCAAAATGAATCACTACAGAACATGATTACCACCATTACAGAGCTTGAAGCATCGATTGGTGAAATTGCTCGTATCTCTAACGCCTCGAATGATGACGCCCAACTTGCTGAAAATGAGTCAGTGACAGGGAGCCAAGTTATTGGACTTAACCAACAGCGACTGCATGCACTAGAACACTCTCTAAGCATGAATGAAGAATCGATGGCCGACTTAGACGGACGTGTTAAACAGATTCGCGAAATGGTCGACATGATCAGTGGCATTGCTGACAACACTAACTTACTCGCATTGAATGCAGCAATAGAAGCCGCTCGAGCAGGAGATCAAGGCCGAGGCTTTGCAGTGGTTGCCGATGAAGTCAGAAAACTAGCCAGCGATACTTCTCAGCAAACCACTAATATTCGAGATATGATGAATGAATTGGTGGCTGCAGCTGATCGCTCACGGGCGTCTGTAACGGAATCGAGAAATGAAATGGCGAATGCTCTGGAAACCAGTGGCGATGTAAAACAAGCCTTTGAGAAAATCGAATTCGCGGTTACCCAGATCAAAGGACGTGTTGAGCAAATCATGGTGGCTACCGAGCAACAAGCTCGTGCGACAGTCGACGTAACGCATTCAATCACCCGAGTATCTGAACAAGGTGAAAATACGAAGTTACAACTTGAATCCATGATTGAAAGTTCAGAGCAAGTCGGTGAGATAGCAGGGCACCAACAAGCTATGCTTCACAAGTACATCCTGAAATAA
- a CDS encoding sterol desaturase family protein yields MQDPSLLRLVCFIVVFGLCALWEYRFPRKTLTQSKWFRWGNNFALVALNSFLLATLIPIAAFQAAVIAQEHQWGLFNTLSLPKELTILICVLLLDCAIYLQHLVFHRVSWLWKLHRVHHADLDIDVTTGTRFHPIEMILSMLIKVSLVIVLGVPVIAVVIFEIVLNASAMFNHSNARLPLWIDKRLRKVIVTPDMHRVHHSVIVKETHSNFGFFLSVWDVWFKTYRAQPKLGHDNVHIGVPEIQDGKEQRLDLMLRQPFARFPATKD; encoded by the coding sequence ATGCAAGACCCATCCCTGCTTCGCCTTGTTTGTTTTATTGTCGTTTTTGGATTGTGTGCGCTTTGGGAGTACCGATTTCCCCGGAAAACACTGACTCAAAGCAAATGGTTTCGCTGGGGTAACAACTTTGCGTTGGTTGCTTTGAACAGCTTTCTATTAGCCACTCTAATTCCAATCGCAGCATTTCAAGCGGCGGTTATCGCACAAGAACACCAATGGGGTCTGTTCAATACCCTGTCACTTCCGAAAGAACTCACCATTCTGATCTGTGTTTTACTGTTAGATTGCGCTATTTACCTGCAACACTTGGTGTTTCATCGTGTTTCATGGCTATGGAAATTACACCGAGTTCATCATGCGGATCTCGATATTGATGTCACAACCGGAACTCGTTTTCATCCAATTGAAATGATCCTTTCAATGCTGATTAAAGTGAGTTTGGTGATCGTGCTTGGTGTACCTGTCATCGCGGTCGTTATCTTTGAAATTGTTCTTAATGCCAGTGCGATGTTTAACCACAGCAATGCGCGTCTGCCACTGTGGATTGATAAGCGATTGAGAAAAGTGATTGTGACACCAGACATGCACCGCGTTCATCACTCGGTCATCGTGAAAGAAACACACTCAAACTTTGGCTTCTTTTTATCGGTGTGGGATGTTTGGTTTAAGACTTACCGCGCTCAACCCAAGCTTGGTCATGATAACGTTCATATCGGCGTGCCAGAGATACAAGATGGTAAAGAACAACGGTTAGATCTGATGCTACGTCAGCCATTTGCACGATTCCCTGCAACGAAAGACTAG
- a CDS encoding tRNA-uridine aminocarboxypropyltransferase, translated as MSMRIHAFHRLYQHRLSIATKPFNARGCKVVRCEFCKIKQDSCICAHQPDVNTNVATMLILSDNEILKPSNTGRLILDTVKDSYAYLWHRTEPNQEMLDVLKDDNYQAVVVFPEDYTDDKSRVVQNLPQMRDPNKTLLLIFIDGSWREARRIFRRSEYLQDLPVLSIEPESVSQYMMRKSDNEQHLSTAEVASLVLKQAGEEQGAKTLQLWFETFRESYMLSKTRYKSDPTKPSLNAFIDHTKSETSL; from the coding sequence TTGTCCATGAGAATCCACGCTTTTCACCGTTTATATCAACATCGTTTGTCCATTGCTACCAAACCGTTTAACGCGCGCGGGTGTAAAGTGGTTCGATGTGAGTTCTGTAAAATCAAACAAGACAGCTGTATCTGTGCACATCAACCAGACGTAAATACGAACGTCGCGACTATGTTGATCTTGTCAGACAACGAAATATTAAAACCAAGTAACACTGGTCGATTGATTCTCGATACAGTAAAAGACAGTTACGCTTACCTATGGCATCGCACAGAGCCAAATCAAGAAATGTTGGATGTCTTAAAAGATGACAACTATCAAGCTGTTGTAGTGTTCCCCGAAGACTATACAGATGACAAATCGCGCGTGGTTCAAAACCTGCCACAAATGCGTGACCCAAACAAAACACTATTGCTGATCTTTATTGATGGTAGCTGGCGCGAGGCTCGTCGAATTTTTCGTCGCTCAGAATATCTGCAAGATTTACCTGTGTTATCGATTGAGCCTGAGTCAGTTTCTCAATACATGATGCGAAAGTCAGACAACGAACAACATCTTTCGACAGCCGAAGTGGCGAGCTTGGTTTTGAAACAGGCTGGTGAAGAGCAGGGTGCCAAGACTTTACAACTATGGTTTGAGACATTTCGGGAAAGTTACATGTTAAGTAAGACACGTTATAAGTCGGATCCAACCAAACCAAGCCTGAATGCTTTCATAGATCATACTAAAAGTGAGACGTCACTCTAA
- the nagK gene encoding N-acetylglucosamine kinase yields MYYGFDVGGTKIEFGAFNEKLERVATERVPTPTEDYQLLLDTIAGLVKKYDNEFSCEGKIGLGLPGMEDADDGTMLVVNVPASTGKPLRKDLEALIGRSVKIENDANCFALSEAWDDELKDEPSVAGLILGTGFGGGLVYEGKVFSGRNHVAGELGHMRLPLDAWFHLGDNAPLLGCGCGKKGCLDSYLSGRGFELIYEHYFGEKKKAIEIIQAYNEGEAQAAEHVDRFMELLAICFANLFTGLDPHVVALGGGLSNFELIYEEMPKRIPKYLLSVAKCPKIIKAKHGDSGGVRGAAFLNIK; encoded by the coding sequence ATGTATTACGGCTTCGATGTTGGCGGCACAAAGATTGAGTTTGGTGCGTTCAATGAAAAACTTGAGCGAGTAGCGACAGAACGCGTACCAACGCCCACTGAAGATTATCAACTGCTACTTGATACAATTGCCGGTTTGGTAAAGAAGTACGACAACGAATTTTCTTGCGAAGGCAAAATTGGTCTTGGGCTTCCTGGAATGGAAGATGCTGACGACGGCACAATGTTGGTTGTTAACGTACCAGCTTCAACAGGGAAACCACTACGCAAAGACTTAGAAGCACTGATTGGTCGTAGCGTGAAAATTGAAAATGATGCGAACTGTTTTGCGCTTTCAGAAGCGTGGGATGATGAGCTTAAAGATGAACCATCAGTAGCAGGCCTAATTTTAGGTACTGGCTTTGGTGGCGGTTTAGTTTACGAAGGCAAAGTATTCTCTGGCCGTAATCACGTTGCAGGTGAGTTAGGCCATATGCGTCTTCCTCTTGATGCTTGGTTCCACCTTGGCGACAACGCACCTCTGTTAGGTTGTGGTTGTGGCAAGAAAGGTTGTTTAGACAGCTATTTATCAGGTCGTGGCTTCGAACTGATTTACGAGCACTACTTCGGTGAGAAGAAGAAAGCGATTGAGATCATCCAGGCTTACAATGAAGGTGAAGCACAAGCCGCTGAACACGTAGACCGTTTCATGGAACTACTGGCTATATGTTTTGCGAACCTGTTTACGGGTCTTGACCCACATGTAGTTGCTCTGGGTGGTGGTCTTTCAAACTTCGAACTTATCTACGAAGAAATGCCAAAGCGTATTCCTAAATATCTGTTGTCTGTAGCGAAATGTCCGAAGATCATCAAAGCGAAACACGGTGATTCAGGCGGTGTTCGTGGCGCTGCATTCCTTAACATTAAGTAA
- a CDS encoding DUF2960 family protein: protein MARTILYTYKDEDKELLFSKQEHRTIQEAVAAAEGIDITEYLKTEQQLEFISDTKAVRNYQDNYFRKLGFTKLTLKQKDNLGVGKKKK, encoded by the coding sequence ATGGCTCGTACCATTCTGTACACTTACAAAGACGAAGACAAAGAGTTACTGTTTTCAAAACAAGAACACCGCACGATCCAAGAAGCTGTCGCTGCAGCCGAAGGTATCGACATCACTGAGTACCTAAAAACTGAGCAACAGCTTGAGTTTATTTCTGATACTAAAGCGGTTCGTAACTACCAAGATAACTATTTCCGCAAGCTTGGCTTTACTAAGCTTACGTTGAAGCAAAAAGACAACCTTGGTGTTGGTAAAAAGAAGAAGTAA
- a CDS encoding bifunctional molybdopterin-guanine dinucleotide biosynthesis adaptor protein MobB/molybdopterin molybdotransferase MoeA has translation MKDSKQRPNLPLLGFAAYSGTGKTTVLEALLPLLTNAGLKVGVLKHAHHDFDVDKPGKDSYRLRKAGANQMLIASRNRHVMMTETPEAEADFDYLLTRFDTNTLDLILVEGCKNIAFPKIELHRDEVGKPWLYQNDDNIIAIAADSHVESDLPQMAINDLEAIRDFIIKYAHSFASSSTRNKTASCSESKDNTPAVCCDSFSPAGLTVTQGQQKIVDSIDALDLTESVELLQGYGRVLAEDVISPINVPQNTNSAMDGYAIRSEDLELDSYNIVAEVMAGHSYDKTVQQGEAVKIMTGAPMPDGVDVVVMREQAVQDGAKVRFPDAKISVGQNVRMAGEDLEIGQPVFTRGTRIEAPEMGMMASLGFGTCPVLRKVKVGVFSTGDEVQAPGSEQKPNSIYDSNRFTIIGMLQKLGCDIVDYGIIEDDEQKMMDVLHSASLETDMVLTSGGVSVGDADYIKLALDKLGEINFWRINMRPGRPLAYGKIEDKPFFGLPGNPVAVMVSFINFVEPAIRKLQGQTNWTPVKANAIATEQLRSRQGRTEFSRGVFSMNESGVLEVKTTGKQGSGILRSMSEANCLIEISPAVDTVKVGETVTIIPLQGRV, from the coding sequence ATGAAAGATTCTAAACAACGCCCTAACCTTCCTCTATTGGGGTTTGCTGCTTACAGTGGCACAGGCAAAACAACCGTACTTGAAGCGTTGCTGCCTCTGCTGACTAATGCGGGTTTAAAAGTCGGTGTTCTTAAGCACGCCCACCACGATTTCGATGTCGATAAGCCGGGTAAAGACAGCTACCGTTTACGCAAAGCGGGCGCAAATCAAATGCTGATAGCTTCTCGAAACCGTCACGTGATGATGACTGAGACTCCAGAAGCGGAAGCCGATTTTGATTACCTGTTGACTCGCTTTGATACCAACACACTTGATCTAATTTTGGTTGAAGGCTGTAAGAACATTGCTTTCCCTAAAATCGAGCTTCACCGTGATGAAGTGGGTAAACCTTGGTTGTACCAAAACGATGACAACATCATTGCTATTGCTGCTGATAGCCACGTTGAATCTGACCTGCCTCAAATGGCGATCAATGACTTAGAAGCGATTCGTGATTTTATTATCAAATATGCTCACTCATTCGCCTCTTCATCGACAAGAAACAAAACAGCGTCGTGTTCAGAGTCAAAAGACAACACGCCTGCCGTGTGTTGTGATTCGTTCTCTCCTGCAGGTTTAACCGTAACTCAGGGCCAACAAAAGATTGTTGATAGCATTGACGCGCTTGATCTCACAGAGAGTGTTGAATTACTGCAAGGCTACGGTCGTGTGTTGGCTGAAGATGTGATCTCGCCAATCAACGTCCCACAGAATACTAATTCTGCAATGGATGGCTACGCGATTCGTAGTGAAGATCTTGAATTGGATAGCTACAACATTGTTGCTGAAGTTATGGCTGGTCACAGCTACGACAAAACCGTTCAACAAGGTGAAGCTGTTAAGATCATGACGGGTGCACCAATGCCAGATGGCGTTGATGTTGTTGTGATGCGTGAGCAAGCCGTGCAAGATGGCGCCAAAGTTCGCTTCCCTGATGCTAAAATTTCTGTTGGACAAAATGTCCGTATGGCAGGTGAAGATTTAGAGATCGGCCAACCCGTCTTTACACGAGGCACCCGCATTGAAGCACCTGAAATGGGCATGATGGCGTCGTTAGGTTTTGGCACCTGCCCTGTTCTGCGTAAAGTTAAAGTGGGCGTGTTCTCTACGGGCGATGAAGTTCAGGCGCCGGGTAGCGAGCAAAAACCAAACTCTATCTACGACTCGAACCGTTTTACGATTATTGGCATGCTTCAAAAGCTCGGCTGTGACATCGTCGATTACGGCATCATTGAAGATGACGAACAAAAGATGATGGATGTACTGCATTCTGCTTCTTTAGAAACTGATATGGTTCTGACGTCTGGTGGCGTGTCTGTTGGTGATGCTGACTACATCAAACTCGCGTTAGATAAGCTGGGCGAGATTAACTTCTGGCGTATCAACATGCGTCCAGGTCGCCCTCTTGCTTACGGAAAAATTGAAGACAAACCTTTCTTCGGTTTACCGGGCAACCCAGTAGCCGTGATGGTGTCGTTCATTAACTTTGTAGAACCTGCAATCCGCAAGCTACAAGGTCAAACTAACTGGACACCAGTGAAAGCGAACGCGATAGCAACTGAGCAATTACGTTCTCGTCAAGGTCGTACTGAGTTCAGCCGTGGTGTGTTCTCAATGAACGAATCAGGCGTGCTTGAAGTAAAAACAACCGGTAAGCAAGGTTCAGGTATTCTACGTTCAATGAGCGAAGCGAACTGCTTAATCGAAATCTCGCCAGCGGTTGATACCGTGAAAGTCGGCGAAACAGTGACGATCATTCCTCTTCAAGGGCGTGTTTAA